The Danio rerio strain Tuebingen ecotype United States chromosome 19, GRCz12tu, whole genome shotgun sequence genome includes the window AacttaaaatatttctttttcatgTTGCTGATGTTGCTCACCTTTGAGTGTAAAAGATGGTGATGAAGCAAGCTATAGGATTGGCAACATTGGCCATAGTGGCAGACCAGTGATAGGCCTGATCTCCATACGGCAAACATGAATATGACTGCACGGATGGCAAACCAGTGTTGGTCAATGCATTCACCCATGTTATGATAATATAGATGTATACAACTTGCACCCATGTGTACGTCCCTGTCCCAAATGAGCTCCTGGCTTTCTGAACAGTCCTTTGAGAATTCATCATCGGTTTCTTCTCCGATTTCTTGTTTTTCCAGCGGGATACGGGACTGCCATTAGGCCGTTCTCGAGCCACAGCCGGATGGTAGTTTAAAAGTAAAAACGCCACCAGACAAACCACCATCATAGCCGTCAGGAAGAAAAAATAAGCTTCAACTGAGAAGTTAGCAGGTTGGTAGCTAGGAACTAGATAGTTAGCATTTTCTTCAGATGAGTTAAAATGCGATTGGTTGGATCTAAGGATTAGAGATGCATTGACGCATTCCATCACACCAACACCTTGAACCATCGCCATTAAAGCCGGGACCAGACCACTTAAACCTTCTCCGATATAATAAGTCATGAGATACTCGGCCTTGAGCTGTGTCATGAAGGGAAGGAACGTGACTGAAGAAGTGCAGTCCACTATGGAGATGAAGAAGATTAGGAGGAGAAGAGGAACACTGCGTTCCACACCTTGCACCACCACTCTTTCACTCCAGAAAAACGCCAGTAAGAGACTGGCTAATATCCCGAAAGCAATAATAAAATAGATAACCGCAGTCTCGCTGAGCGTTCCTGGTCGGAAGCGATGCATTAATGTGACAAACAGAGGTCCGATGTTGG containing:
- the slc52a3-2a gene encoding riboflavin transporter 2 isoform X3 codes for the protein MAMSILTHILAGLFGMGSWVTICGLFVELPLIVPHVPEGWYLPSYISVIIQMANIGPLFVTLMHRFRPGTLSETAVIYFIIAFGILASLLLAFFWSERVVVQGVERSVPLLLLIFFISIVDCTSSVTFLPFMTQLKAEYLMTYYIGEGLSGLVPALMAMVQGVGVMECVNASLILRSNQSHFNSSEENANYLVPSYQPANFSVEAYFFFLTAMMVVCLVAFLLLNYHPAVARERPNGSPVSRWKNKKSEKKPMMNSQRTVQKARSSFGTGTYTWVQVVYIYIIITWVNALTNTGLPSVQSYSCLPYGDQAYHWSATMANVANPIACFITIFYTQRSLVLMGVLTSLGSLIGVYIMAMAVLSPCPLLVHDTSGAVIIVLAWFLFILVLSYVKTNTGAHTE
- the slc52a3-2a gene encoding riboflavin transporter 2 isoform X1, translated to MAMSILTHILAGLFGMGSWVTICGLFVELPLIVPHVPEGWYLPSYISVIIQMANIGPLFVTLMHRFRPGTLSETAVIYFIIAFGILASLLLAFFWSERVVVQGVERSVPLLLLIFFISIVDCTSSVTFLPFMTQLKAEYLMTYYIGEGLSGLVPALMAMVQGVGVMECVNASLILRSNQSHFNSSEENANYLVPSYQPANFSVEAYFFFLTAMMVVCLVAFLLLNYHPAVARERPNGSPVSRWKNKKSEKKPMMNSQRTVQKARSSFGTGTYTWVQVVYIYIIITWVNALTNTGLPSVQSYSCLPYGDQAYHWSATMANVANPIACFITIFYTQRSLVLMGVLTSLGSLIGVYIMAMAVLSPCPLLVHDTSGAVIIVLAWFLFILVLSYVKVIAAVILRDEGHSALVWCGAVVQLGSMLGAVTMFPLVNVFDFFTSGDPCSTNCL
- the slc52a3-2a gene encoding riboflavin transporter 2 isoform X2 — its product is MAMSILTHILAGLFGMGSWVTICGLFVELPLIVPHVPEGWYLPSYISVIIQMANIGPLFVTLMHRFRPGTLSETAVIYFIIAFGILASLLLAFFWSERVVVQGVERSVPLLLLIFFISIVDCTSSVTFLPFMTQLKAEYLMTYYIGEGLSGLVPALMAMVQGVGVMECVNASLILRSNQSHFNSSEENANYLVPSYQPANFSVEAYFFFLTAMMVVCLVAFLLLNYHPAVARERPNGSPVSRWKNKKSEKKPMMNSQRTVQKARSSFGTGTYTWVQVVYIYIIITWVNALTNTGLPSVQSYSCLPYGDQAYHWSATMANVANPIACFITIFYTQRSLVLMGVLTSLGSLIGVYIMAMAVLSPCPLLVHDTSGAVIIVLAWFLFILVLSYVKFYERTPDFPLLRPPPGGTCLEHLPSRRHPNQMPQPPHLTSLDVEQRLYSKLLLE